The following coding sequences are from one Ornithodoros turicata isolate Travis chromosome 1, ASM3712646v1, whole genome shotgun sequence window:
- the LOC135385393 gene encoding uncharacterized protein LOC135385393, translating into MLLYIAGDVELNPGPTLEEMIADIRQGQLRKDAVLESIRENQKDIDLRLANIETKVTVIDNIQSSIVSHEEVIAELKSQIADMTHKLDDLENRSRRNNLIIRGLPEAPGPFEDTRQLLHDTVFKSLGVTVSTIERAHRIGAKKPEHNRPVILRLYDYNEKVSILKNSRKLKGTSITVSEDFSFAVRQVRKKLWDSAGDSRLKGEKVRLVYDKLRINNCVYKWDERSQSRVYFTADTVNPVQNLQGTNNLTQNTDNTRTLRSRTKVIRPISK; encoded by the coding sequence ATGCTTTTGTATATTGCGGGTGACGTGGAACTGAATCCAGGCCCAACCCTGGAGGAAATGATCGCTGACATTAGGCAGGGTCAACTGAGAAAAGACGCGGTCCTAGAAAGCATCAGGGAGAATCAAAAAGACATTGATTTACGGCTTGCTAATATAGAGACGAAAGTAACTGTTATCGATAATATTCAGTCGTCAATTGTATCACATGAAGAGGTCATTGCTGAATTGAAGTCACAGATTGCCGATATGACGCATAAGCTTGACGATCTTGAGAATCGCTCACGAAGAAATAATCTTATCATTAGAGGATTACCCGAAGCACCTGGCCCTTTCGAGGATACACGACAGTTACTACACGACACAGTCTTCAAATCCCTTGGGGTAACGGTTTCTACTATCGAAAGAGCCCACAGGATTGGTGCTAAGAAACCAGAACATAACCGTCCTGTAATACTTCGATTGTACGATTACAATGAGAAAGTTTCGATCTTGAAGAATTCCCGTAAACTTAAAGGCACAAGTATCACTGTTTCTGAAGATTTTTCATTTGCTGTCCGTCAAGTGCGTAAGAAGCTCTGGGACAGTGCTGGTGATAGCCGTTTAAAGGGTGAAAAAGTTCGACTGGTTTATGACAAATTGCGCATTAATAATTGTGTGTACAAATGGGACGAAAGGTCCCAGTCGCGAGTTTATTTCACTGCAGATACGGTAAATCCTGTACAGAATCTACAGGGCACTAATAATCTGACACAGAACACAGACAACACAAGAACATTGCGATCCAGAACCAAAGTAATTCGCCCTATTTCCAAATGA